The following proteins are co-located in the Streptomyces sp. NBC_01198 genome:
- a CDS encoding DUF742 domain-containing protein: MTSESDRWYDDAAGPVVRPYAMTRGRTSHAAEAKLDLIALVMARSDEADADVDDDSTLSPEHLDIVERCRVQSVSVAELAADLDLPVGVVRVLIGDLLEAGHVMVHQPVPPAELPDESILREVINGLRAL; this comes from the coding sequence ATGACGTCTGAATCGGACCGCTGGTACGACGACGCGGCAGGGCCGGTGGTACGGCCCTACGCGATGACCCGTGGGCGTACGAGCCACGCGGCCGAGGCGAAGCTCGACCTGATCGCCCTGGTGATGGCGCGGAGCGACGAGGCCGACGCGGATGTCGACGACGACAGCACCCTGTCGCCCGAGCACCTGGACATCGTGGAGCGCTGCCGGGTGCAGTCGGTGTCGGTCGCGGAGCTCGCCGCCGACCTCGACCTGCCGGTCGGCGTCGTCCGGGTGCTCATCGGCGACCTGCTGGAGGCCGGGCACGTCATGGTCCACCAGCCGGTGCCGCCGGCCGAACTGCCCGACGAGAGCATCCTGCGCGAGGTCATCAACGGCCTGCGGGCGCTGTAG
- a CDS encoding roadblock/LC7 domain-containing protein: MTAASSPTRELSWLLDDLVTRVASIRKALVLSGDGLATGASDGLTREDSEHLAAVASGFHSLAKGVGRHFDAGRVRQTIVELDDAFLFVTAAGDGSCLAVLADSDSDVGQVAYEMALLVKRVGVHLAAEPRHSGGTALSG; this comes from the coding sequence ATGACTGCAGCATCGAGCCCGACACGAGAGCTGAGCTGGCTCCTGGACGATTTGGTCACACGGGTGGCCAGTATCCGCAAGGCTTTGGTGCTCTCCGGGGACGGCCTGGCCACCGGCGCTTCCGACGGCCTGACCCGCGAGGACTCGGAGCATCTCGCGGCGGTCGCCTCGGGCTTCCACAGCCTGGCCAAGGGCGTCGGCCGGCACTTCGACGCCGGGCGGGTCCGGCAGACCATCGTCGAACTGGACGACGCGTTCCTGTTCGTCACGGCGGCGGGGGACGGCAGCTGCCTCGCGGTGCTGGCCGACTCCGACTCCGACGTCGGGCAGGTGGCGTACGAGATGGCCCTGCTGGTCAAGCGGGTGGGGGTCCATCTGGCCGCCGAGCCGAGGCACAGCGGCGGCACAGCACTGAGCGGCTGA
- a CDS encoding sensor histidine kinase produces MSFRGTTIRRKIVALLLIPLVSLTVIWAFAATVTGRALLDRPDVQRVVDNVGYPGQDAVQSLQQERRAAMIYVANTRDSQARIGYNKQQQATDASIAKMRTRVAASGVRGSLEPEARTRLDTFLSTVEGLTSLRKRADDGRISRNDVFEAYNSMTEPAFQLFDSLNPHNNLQLDDQHRAVVQLGRARDEVSREDALMAAAISTGHMSGAELRSYTFAVAEQRNYYDNSLWQLTDDERAPYDAYWKQGDGKALRSAEDAVIAGGVDRAPIVAAQLSWPGVAATAMDDLGRLDAASESRLSDRNHPIATTAIVEAAFVGGVGLIAVIASVFVSVRIGRGLIRDLTGLRREAQEVSGTRLPRVMRRLAAGEQIDVETEVPRLEYADDEIGHVGKALNTLQRAVVEATVRQNDLRKGVSEVFVNLARRSQVLLHRQLTLLDAMERRAEDSEELADLFRLDHMTTRMRRHAEGLVILSGAAPSRQWRKPVQLMDVVRAAIAEVEDYERIEVRRLPRLAVAGAAVADLTHLLAELIENAAVFSPPHTTVKLHGEPVANGFVLEIDDRGLGLTPDALLEANLRLAETPEFELSDTDRLGLFVVSRLAQRHNVRVSLRQSAYGGTTAVVMISETLLSDTGEDTGGTQLPGATQPLGLDAAGDTEHTFRQWGLEGVDDIGGERHKEHASHDEESLTAAFARGLDALDDPDDPVGGAEEQAPAAPMPLPRRRPRTAAPQVPRAVTAVPSLPRPRQETAGAAEAAAAAPEPSEGGTDGGVVLPKRVRQASLAPQLRAEAARSGPDDAERGGGRERSADEVRDRMSAIQRGWQRGRQAAEAEPDGGAAPGDDPSTTAPRTTPEGNGR; encoded by the coding sequence ATGAGCTTTCGCGGTACGACGATCCGCCGGAAGATCGTGGCGCTGCTGCTGATCCCTCTGGTGTCACTGACGGTCATCTGGGCCTTCGCCGCCACGGTGACCGGCCGCGCGCTGCTTGACCGGCCGGACGTCCAGCGAGTGGTCGACAACGTCGGCTACCCCGGTCAGGACGCGGTCCAGAGCCTCCAGCAGGAGCGCCGGGCGGCGATGATCTACGTCGCCAACACCCGGGACTCCCAGGCCAGGATCGGCTACAACAAGCAGCAGCAGGCCACCGACGCGTCGATCGCGAAGATGCGCACCCGGGTCGCCGCCTCCGGCGTGCGCGGCTCGCTCGAGCCCGAGGCGCGCACCCGGCTCGACACCTTCCTCAGCACCGTCGAGGGCCTCACCTCGCTGCGCAAGCGGGCCGACGACGGCCGGATCAGCCGCAACGACGTCTTCGAGGCGTACAACTCGATGACGGAACCTGCCTTCCAGCTGTTCGACTCCCTCAACCCGCACAACAACCTGCAACTCGACGACCAGCACCGCGCCGTCGTCCAACTCGGCCGTGCCCGCGACGAGGTCAGCCGCGAGGACGCGCTGATGGCCGCCGCGATCAGCACCGGGCACATGAGCGGGGCCGAACTGCGGTCCTACACCTTCGCGGTGGCGGAGCAGCGCAACTACTACGACAACAGCCTGTGGCAGCTGACCGACGACGAGCGCGCGCCCTACGACGCGTACTGGAAGCAAGGCGACGGCAAGGCGCTGCGCTCCGCGGAGGACGCGGTGATCGCCGGCGGCGTCGACCGTGCGCCGATCGTCGCGGCCCAGCTGTCCTGGCCCGGGGTCGCCGCGACCGCGATGGACGATCTGGGCCGGCTCGACGCCGCCTCGGAGAGCCGGCTCAGCGACCGCAACCACCCGATCGCCACCACCGCGATCGTCGAGGCCGCCTTCGTCGGCGGCGTCGGCCTGATCGCGGTGATCGCCTCGGTGTTCGTCTCCGTACGCATCGGCCGCGGCCTGATCAGGGACCTGACCGGGCTGCGCAGGGAGGCCCAGGAGGTCTCCGGCACCCGGCTGCCACGGGTCATGCGCCGGCTGGCGGCCGGTGAGCAGATCGACGTCGAGACCGAGGTGCCGCGGCTGGAGTACGCCGACGACGAGATCGGCCACGTCGGCAAGGCGCTCAACACCCTCCAGCGGGCCGTCGTGGAGGCCACCGTCCGGCAGAACGACCTGCGCAAGGGCGTCTCGGAGGTCTTCGTCAACCTCGCCCGCCGCAGCCAGGTGCTGCTCCACCGCCAACTGACCCTGCTGGACGCCATGGAACGCCGCGCCGAGGACAGCGAGGAGCTGGCCGACCTCTTCCGGCTCGACCACATGACCACCCGCATGCGCCGGCACGCGGAGGGCCTGGTCATCCTGTCCGGCGCGGCCCCCTCCCGGCAGTGGCGCAAGCCCGTGCAGCTGATGGACGTGGTCCGTGCCGCGATCGCGGAGGTCGAGGACTACGAGCGCATCGAGGTGCGCCGGCTGCCGCGGCTGGCCGTCGCCGGCGCCGCGGTCGCCGACCTCACCCACCTGCTCGCCGAACTCATCGAGAACGCCGCGGTGTTCTCGCCGCCGCACACCACCGTCAAGCTGCACGGCGAGCCGGTCGCCAACGGATTCGTCCTGGAGATCGACGACCGCGGTCTCGGCCTGACCCCCGACGCGCTGCTCGAAGCGAACCTGCGGCTCGCCGAGACGCCCGAGTTCGAGCTGTCCGACACCGACCGGCTCGGCCTGTTCGTGGTCAGCCGGCTCGCCCAGCGGCACAACGTGCGGGTCTCGCTGCGGCAGTCGGCGTACGGCGGCACCACCGCCGTCGTCATGATCTCCGAGACGCTGCTCAGCGACACCGGCGAGGACACCGGCGGCACCCAACTGCCCGGCGCCACGCAGCCGCTGGGCCTGGACGCGGCGGGCGACACCGAGCACACGTTCCGGCAGTGGGGTCTCGAAGGCGTGGACGACATCGGCGGCGAGCGGCACAAGGAGCACGCCTCGCACGACGAGGAGTCGCTGACCGCGGCCTTCGCCCGGGGCCTCGACGCGCTGGACGACCCGGACGACCCGGTCGGCGGCGCCGAGGAGCAGGCCCCCGCCGCCCCGATGCCGCTGCCGCGCCGCCGGCCCCGTACGGCGGCCCCGCAGGTGCCGCGGGCGGTGACGGCCGTGCCGTCGCTGCCCCGCCCGCGGCAGGAGACGGCCGGCGCGGCGGAGGCGGCCGCCGCGGCGCCCGAGCCGTCCGAGGGCGGCACGGACGGCGGTGTCGTGCTGCCCAAGCGGGTCAGACAGGCCAGCCTGGCACCGCAGTTGCGGGCCGAGGCGGCGCGGTCAGGACCGGACGACGCGGAGCGCGGCGGCGGCCGGGAGCGGTCCGCCGACGAGGTACGCGATCGGATGTCCGCGATCCAGCGCGGCTGGCAGCGCGGCCGGCAAGCAGCGGAGGCCGAGCCGGACGGCGGCGCGGCTCCCGGCGACGACCCATCGACGACAGCACCGAGAACGACACCTGAGGGGAACGGTCGATGA